TTCTTGAAGAGAATTATTTAAGAAATATGAAAACATTTGTCGTTTGTTGGGTGTAATAGTCTTTTTATGCCCTGCATATGCCCTATGACCCTGGATTGCATGTTGCATGTTTCCACCATGTGATGCCATGAACACGTCGCTATTTTCAGACACAATGTAGTCAATGGCAGCCATGATTGATGCTTTCTTTGCATACAGCTCTAGTTCTCCGGGTAATCCAAGGTCTTCTTTGCTGTAAAAATTAGGAAATGCAGTCACCAATGGTGATAACACTTCTGAACCACCTAATGGGTTTCCACCTGCCCAAAAGATTTGTCCGTCTTTTGGAACTCCAAGAGCTTTCAATAGCCTGCAAATTCATATTGTCGGTCAGGATCAGGGAAGTAAACAAATTGCAGTTGGACTAGTTGGCAATCTCAACTCAAAACCTCAAAATGTATTGATTTCGTTTTAATTTTTTGGTACATACAGGTTACACATTATGATTTAATTAAGAAACTTAGATTAGTATTATGATGTTttacatcatattattttatagaagtaataatattaaaagatgGCCAAAAAATTGTTAAGTCACCCCAACCTTCCCTCGCCTATTTCAACCGatactaaaaactaaaaataacccattttgacccattatccaACCCGTCTGGCCCGCTTCCGCCTTTACGGATCAGTAATGTACCAGGTTCGCCTGAAGAAGAAAGCAGCTTACCGTGTGACCTCCAAGGCAGTTAATGGGCAAAGACCAGCAAGTTTCCGGTCATGGTAAGTCATATTTGATCTTGAAGTTAAGAGCTCAGGGTgactttttctctcattttgGATTATCTCATCATACTTCCGGCTCAAGCCTGGAAGACAGCCTGTTCTCACCCATACGTCTTTCTCCATTCTAAGATGAAGAGCAAGATAAGGCCCTTTCCTTCTCATTCTTTCAGTGAGTTTTTCACCTAGTTCACGAATTGGTGGTGCAAACCGCAATGCATGAAACGCAACCTATACAAGTGGAAAAAGCATATATTACATTGGCACCAATAACTTTTCAAGTTATACATGAATTTGCATTTAACAGTTCCATTTTAAGATTGAGAAGACAGTCCTTTAATAAGAACAGTTGACAAATTAGATTCAATAGTTCGATTTTCATGTCAAAGAATGCGGTCAAATGATGATACCTTGCATCGAAGCTTTTGGAGATCAGAAGGAAGATCCTTAGAGAGCCTCGAGTCCAACCCACGTAACAACAAAACGCCTTCCCTTCTCATCTATATTAACAAACATAAACAGCCTGGATTGTAAAATCTTTTTACCTAGTCAATGGACGGCTCAAAGACGACTAAATGCAACAAAGTTTGATGCTTTTCGGCTACAGTTCGAATCTTGAAATCATAAATATTAACTACTTGACTCGGTAAACAGTTGTTTTATGCTAAATTTTAAATCATGGAACCTTTACATTTTAGGTACTTGACTGGTAAACAATGTTTTTTGGCTAGATGTGGTTACCCTTTTGAGATAACGCGCCCGAATCCATTGAGGGGAAACATGAAGTGGGGTGTGTTTCTCTTCCACTGGTCTTGACATCAAATGGTTAGATGGTAATGAAGAGATTATTCTAACATCATCTGCCAAAGCTTCCTTGAAGTATTCCACATCAAATATATCACCAAATTCACTgcacaaacaaataaaagataCATTCTAATGAAAATGGATAAAACTGAAACATTAAAACAAAATGGCAACTGTAGTTTCCAAACACACAAATCTTGAATACCATATCTAGAATAGTGTTTCAAGATTGTACAAAATTGAAACTTGAAGCTTGACAGTGTATGTATTtagtaaaaaattaaataatgtatGCAAAATCAAACCACATGGAAAATGAATCTTTACATTTACTCAAATAGGGTGTATCAAATGGCAAAATTGGTTGTGTAAAGAGTGTTCCATAACAGGGCATTTTAAGAACTGTACTAAGAAGtcaaataaaagatgaaaatcTCAAACCCCATGTGAGAGCTAGCAATCTTGTCATTAATTCAAAAGATATAGGATTTGCATAACTTTGCAAAAAAAGTAAAGCCTTTCTTGACATTAAAACAAAGAGATATACCAAGACAGAATAACAAGTTAGaagcttaatttttttttaaaaaatagggACCAAAGTTACTAAAACATTATAACCAAATAAAAGATGAACAAAATTTATTCTATTTTACCTTTCATCGCCCCAAATAACATTAACTTGTAAGATAGGTACAACAAGAGCAGCACCAAGGATTCTAGCAATAACAACAGCATCAACAATCTGATTTCTTTGTTGATTCATACCACCAGAAACCACAACAACCAAATACTTTGTTCTATCTTTTAATATCTCAACACTTGTTTTCTTATATTCCTCACTAAATTCCAAACAAGGCCTATATCCAAATCCATCTGGCTGTTTCCAAAACTCATTCAAGTTCTCATCTTTTTTCAAAACCTCATTTGAGACTAAACTTAAACTGTCCTTTTTTAGTGTAATCCCCATACCCTGTTCATGATGAGATTGCATAATATCATTGGCATTGTCTTTTTGAGGAGTAATCCCACATGGGTTTTGTGAAAAGGGTTCAAAGTTATACCACATCTtcatcataagaaaaaaccCACATACAAAAAGTGCTAAAAACCATGTTTTTGGATTCTTGAAAAGCTTCAATCTTGAAAAAGTTGCAGGCTTTGAAGCTTGTTTTTTTGGTGAAAGAAGAAGAGATTGTAGTGAGTTAGATGATAGTGAGTTAATGATCTCTGAAGGTACAGAAATGTAACATTGATGAtgttgatggtggtggtgtttctTGTTATTGACACTTTTTGAAATGGCCATTTTGAaagatcaagaaaaaaaatatgagtagcaaaaaaacacacacacagaaAATCTTTTCAATGAAATGTCAAAAGGTTTTTGTATTGGTTTGTTTTGGTTTGTTGTTATTAATGTTCATGAtgtaatgaagaagaagataagGGAAATGAAGGAATGAGTGAGAAATGTGTGCTAACTTATAAATTTTGTGTCAGAAGTTTATATATAGGTGTGAAGTTTGGGTGTGAGGTCAGCTATGtgcctatatatatagtatttaagTGTATATAGCCAGTTTGAAGTGGAGAGTGGTATTTTATTCTTGTAATCTATTGGGTGGTTTCATATGGGTAAATCATGAAATTTTGGCCAATTGGTTTTCTTTGTTGGTAAAACAAATAATGAGTGAGTAAATAGAATTGCTTTGAAGTGTTCTCAAATATTTTCATAAAGGTTATTTTGCAATGAATTTAGGAGTAAAAAATTTAGATCATCAcatttttttagtatttaattgattgattaaatgcgtttaaaaaaaatctagttATCTCCAGCTCTAGCAGTATTTTACTCACGTCTGGATTTGAactcaaaatattaaatatcaaaTCCCGTTAaataataattcatttattgaaattttattaaccacattaaattaataataaaaaattctaTTATTATGTACTGCAAAATGTAATATTGACATTAATAACGAAAGTAAATAACCAGTTTCAAACGAGACTTATCATCCAAGAAACGACACCCCCTTTTTGCACGAATGATAGACAAAGGAATTTGGTATAACATTATTCACCAAATCTCAACGggaaaaaaatactaaaagcCGAAAACTACATCAAAAGCACAGTGTGTTTTAAAAGGTTATATTTGTTGAAGTCTTAAAAAATAgcttttacaatatatttttgtaaagtaAGCTTTTTATGATATGAGTTGAGTTGCTCTTAAACatactagcgttgtacccgcgcgatacaacggggaataagaaaaaaacgccggtggtttgatggtggtttgtggggcggcggcgatgaaaaagaaaaaaaattagctGACGGCAGTGGATGGctgtttgatggtggtttttggggcggtggtggatggtgtttatggaggatagcgtacatagaaggtggattgcggcggtggatggtggtatttggggcggtggtggatggtgtttatgggggagaaaatcagaaaAGGggagagggagagaaaatcgaaAATCtgatgaacgtatgtgtgtgtaatgagtgtgatggagaaaaaatagggtaatgtaaattaggagggcataaaaaacattttaaaggtagaggtaTTAAAAGGGGTGgagtagtttgcttattaatggagtatagataTTAATTAATCTAACTATTTCCCTCAAAAATGTTAGGCACTAAGGCACTATTAAAATGCCAATcgtttttttaaatgaattattgCTCTCTAATTagctcattttttttataaaaagttttatatccTCTAACACAATCGCTGTAATGTCCTCGTCTTAACAACTTTAACAAAAGTCAACTCTTAACAATTTGAAGTAAAAGTCAACTTCATGaccaattgtttttttttttggctttaaACTTTTAGAACTATAGAAATAATTGATGATGTATGAGAGGTAATCAGCCTGATTCTTCCTCCATCTATACTACCTAATAACACAAAAAGGCCTTTTTTAATTTAGGAAATTCTGCCTTTGAAAACCCCAAATTGCCCTTGGACATTCTACATCTCTTGCAACTTACCCATCTCATCTCTACTCCCAAATAAAGCAAAATCCcccctattaaatatttctgtctttgaaataccttatttgcccttggactttattgttttttttctttacgtaatTACCTAAAATCCCTAATAAAGAAGACCGCCTTCCCCACTATTgccgccacattgcgcgggtaccatgctcgtttctTTGTAACTTTTGGCATGTTTTCTGCCGTaacattttataatattttaatctatGTGTCCACAAAACCCGTTGGTTCACCAAACTCCAACTCAGCTTCAAACGTTCTCTAGGTCCGAAGCAATCCAGTGCCCAACTACCAACTTATTCAGGAATTTTGTTAAAGAAAGCCAAGTCAGGAATGACCGTTTCAACACACCATTAATCAACCACTAGTTTAGAACTCgtcatttatttaaatttactcttaaaataaataacaaaccGCTAATCACCGCCAACTACCATCAATCTACCATTAATCGGCCACGAGTCTCACACACAAGTCAAAATTGAGCTAAGAATGAGTGAAATACTAACCATCGTGAGTCATCTTATTAGATTTACCATTAATCGGCCACGAGTCTCACACACAAGTCAAAATTGAGCTGAGAACGAGTGAAATACTAACCATTGTGAGTCATCTTATTAGATTTACCATCAGAGCTAGATACGAATAACTTTTATACCTACTAAAACCAATTTGTATTTCAATAGGACATGATACATTGTTCTCCTATTAAaagcaaaataataataataataataaaatattctaTTAGGGTGGGGGGAGCTTGCCCACTCCTCCCCTCTCTTCCccgatttttcttcttctcccctcccctcccctaattctaggagcacctcgccacccctcccctccccacccttttctatttaatttcatttttatttatttttaaaactaataatatttaataattaaaactaatacaattttaaaaataaaacaaacgacaaaataaaacatcaaactacaatattaaaCGAAACAACAACACAATACGTAAATGAACTAGCGCTCGATGCCCGGGATGAATGTGTgatgaatatggtcaatgagatccatctTAAGATCTTCGTGAACGTTTGGGTTCTGTATCTCTGCCAGGCGTTTATCAGATGGCTGTAGCGCAACCGGAGGATCTGGAATGTAATCAGGACTTATAGCGTGGTCCTTgtcttttaaaatcatgttgtgaAGAATACAACATGCATACATGATCTTATGGATGGGGATTTCTTCCATTTGTCGTGTCGGTTCTCTAAGtattttccatttatttttgataataccAAAAGCTCGCTCCACATCCTTCCTTCCAGCCTCCTATGCCTTAGCAT
The sequence above is drawn from the Erigeron canadensis isolate Cc75 chromosome 4, C_canadensis_v1, whole genome shotgun sequence genome and encodes:
- the LOC122595945 gene encoding O-fucosyltransferase 20-like, with protein sequence MAISKSVNNKKHHHHQHHQCYISVPSEIINSLSSNSLQSLLLSPKKQASKPATFSRLKLFKNPKTWFLALFVCGFFLMMKMWYNFEPFSQNPCGITPQKDNANDIMQSHHEQGMGITLKKDSLSLVSNEVLKKDENLNEFWKQPDGFGYRPCLEFSEEYKKTSVEILKDRTKYLVVVVSGGMNQQRNQIVDAVVIARILGAALVVPILQVNVIWGDESEFGDIFDVEYFKEALADDVRIISSLPSNHLMSRPVEEKHTPLHVSPQWIRARYLKRMRREGVLLLRGLDSRLSKDLPSDLQKLRCKVAFHALRFAPPIRELGEKLTERMRRKGPYLALHLRMEKDVWVRTGCLPGLSRKYDEIIQNERKSHPELLTSRSNMTYHDRKLAGLCPLTALEVTRLLKALGVPKDGQIFWAGGNPLGGSEVLSPLVTAFPNFYSKEDLGLPGELELYAKKASIMAAIDYIVSENSDVFMASHGGNMQHAIQGHRAYAGHKKTITPNKRQMFSYFLNNSLQETEFNKIILGLHRDSMGQPEVRTSKAGRDVTKFPIPECMRNDTSY